In Roseimicrobium gellanilyticum, one genomic interval encodes:
- a CDS encoding glycosyltransferase yields the protein MLPASPDRSSSQPQDAASSQPHALLYATSAGLGGSGLDSTSLEGVLASWRKGFLKKALCYPNRQREIASAHVRSLQYHPVRLLSALGSKDYYAAKKRWLDWLASRELRRGGYDFFHGWSSECFRSLVEARLLGIPSVMDVPTWHRNKGADKPNETKKEREARLADRGWKDWRKHLHVTRQQQLAEYDLATLLFMPSHKSAETFLAAGIPAEKLHYVGRGVDVGRYHVAEQPPEIFRVIFVGALIKRKGVHLLLEAWKKLNLPDAELLLVGSVHEEIKPALKEYSTSNVKLLGFTKSVPEELRRSSVFAFPSECEGFAKATLEAAACGLPLIATRESGDAIVGGNTGFMIPPNDVDSLVTALEYAHSHRDTLLSMGKSARRMVEQKYTWDDYRDRVLAGYAKAMELVK from the coding sequence TTGCTCCCCGCATCTCCCGACCGTTCCAGTTCGCAGCCGCAAGACGCCGCGTCCTCGCAACCTCATGCCCTGCTGTATGCCACCAGTGCGGGGTTGGGTGGGTCCGGGCTGGACTCGACCTCGCTGGAGGGGGTGCTGGCTTCGTGGCGAAAGGGTTTCCTGAAGAAGGCGTTGTGCTACCCGAACCGGCAGCGCGAGATTGCCTCCGCTCACGTGAGGTCTCTGCAATACCATCCCGTGCGCCTGCTCTCCGCGCTCGGCAGCAAGGACTACTACGCGGCGAAGAAGCGCTGGCTGGACTGGCTGGCCTCTCGCGAACTGCGACGGGGTGGGTACGATTTCTTCCACGGATGGAGCAGCGAATGTTTCCGCTCACTCGTGGAGGCGCGGCTGCTTGGCATCCCCTCGGTGATGGACGTGCCCACGTGGCATCGGAACAAAGGTGCGGACAAGCCAAATGAAACCAAGAAGGAACGTGAAGCCCGCCTGGCAGATCGCGGATGGAAGGACTGGCGCAAGCATCTGCACGTGACACGCCAGCAGCAGCTCGCGGAGTACGATCTCGCCACGTTGCTGTTCATGCCCTCGCACAAGTCCGCGGAGACATTCCTCGCGGCTGGCATTCCCGCAGAGAAATTGCACTATGTGGGCCGCGGCGTGGACGTGGGCCGCTATCACGTGGCGGAGCAGCCGCCGGAGATCTTCCGCGTGATCTTCGTGGGCGCACTCATCAAGCGCAAGGGCGTGCATCTCCTCTTGGAAGCGTGGAAAAAACTCAATCTCCCCGATGCGGAACTTCTCCTCGTGGGAAGTGTGCATGAGGAGATCAAGCCGGCGCTGAAGGAGTACTCCACCTCGAACGTGAAACTCCTCGGCTTCACCAAAAGCGTGCCGGAGGAACTTCGCCGCAGCTCTGTGTTTGCCTTCCCCAGCGAGTGCGAAGGTTTTGCCAAGGCCACGCTGGAGGCGGCCGCCTGTGGCCTGCCGCTCATCGCGACCCGCGAATCCGGCGATGCGATTGTCGGCGGCAATACCGGTTTCATGATTCCGCCCAATGATGTCGATTCCCTCGTCACCGCTCTGGAATATGCGCATTCGCATCGCGACACCTTGCTGAGCATGGGCAAAAGCGCCCGGCGCATGGTGGAGCAAAAGTACACTTGGGATGATTATCGCGATCGCGTGCTGGCCGGATATGCGAAGGCGATGGAACTCGTGAAGTGA
- a CDS encoding glycosyltransferase yields MLSIIIPAHNEELLLGRTLDALLSAGFKIDHPHEIIVVDDASTDRTAAIAEDRGVRVVHVNHRQIAATRNAGAREARGDMLLFVDADTIVNDTVLRAAIDAMSHGAVGGGCRFYFEGRLPLYGRIMQSLAMPLYGLAKLASGCFLFCKRDAFEAVGGFDEKLFAAEEAYLSRALHKQGKFVILRAGVLTSGRKLRTYSAWEVLRLFGGIGLSGFKSVRRREGLDLWYGKRREDPDEAIRKAEAANSEWLVELNGRPVALLSEPLWEDMFWESYKFTTLVEDADILAKLQDTEFWKVCESQGIRFRHKASSKLSEYAFPALTPFPVPGRLMMRGMHL; encoded by the coding sequence ATGCTCTCCATCATCATCCCCGCCCACAACGAGGAACTCCTCCTCGGGCGGACGCTTGATGCGCTGCTCTCCGCCGGTTTCAAAATCGATCATCCTCATGAAATCATCGTGGTGGATGATGCCTCCACCGATCGCACAGCGGCCATTGCCGAGGATCGCGGAGTACGGGTCGTCCACGTGAATCACCGCCAGATTGCCGCCACACGCAACGCGGGAGCACGTGAGGCTCGGGGAGACATGCTGCTCTTCGTCGATGCGGATACGATCGTGAATGACACCGTGCTCCGAGCGGCCATCGATGCCATGAGCCACGGCGCGGTGGGCGGAGGTTGCCGCTTCTATTTTGAAGGACGCCTCCCGCTTTACGGACGCATCATGCAGTCGCTGGCCATGCCGTTGTATGGTCTGGCGAAGCTTGCGAGCGGGTGCTTTCTCTTCTGCAAACGCGACGCCTTCGAAGCGGTGGGCGGATTTGATGAAAAGCTGTTCGCGGCTGAGGAAGCGTACCTGAGCAGGGCGCTTCACAAGCAGGGGAAGTTTGTCATTCTCCGCGCGGGCGTTCTCACGTCCGGTCGCAAGCTGCGCACCTACAGCGCCTGGGAGGTGCTGCGACTCTTTGGCGGCATTGGGTTGTCCGGATTCAAATCAGTGCGCCGGCGTGAGGGGCTGGACCTTTGGTACGGAAAGCGACGCGAAGATCCCGATGAAGCAATCCGCAAAGCCGAAGCCGCCAACTCTGAATGGCTCGTGGAACTCAACGGCCGCCCCGTGGCCCTGCTCTCCGAGCCCCTGTGGGAAGACATGTTCTGGGAGAGCTACAAATTCACCACCTTGGTTGAGGACGCGGATATCCTGGCGAAGCTGCAGGACACCGAGTTTTGGAAGGTCTGCGAATCCCAGGGAATCCGCTTCCGCCACAAGGCATCTTCCAAGCTTTCCGAATACGCCTTCCCTGCATTGACTCCCTTTCCTGTCCCGGGGAGGCTCATGATGCGGGGGATGCATCTTTAA
- the lipA gene encoding lipoyl synthase encodes MTPKIDPALHTDKKPDWIRVKLPRDPVFWSTKALISDLKLHTVCEEAQCPNRWECWSQGTATFMIAGDRCTRACGFCAVKTAKPFALEADEPQRVAQAVKRMKLNHIVITAVARDDVADGGAEHFARTIEAVREVQPTITIEILVPDFNEKDDALRTVMLAKPHIFNHNLETVERLTPLVRSRAKYHRSLHVLKRAKEMAEELGNKVATKSGLMLGLGETEPELFQAMDDLLDHGVTVLTLGQYLRPSPQHLPVVSYVHPDTFENYKQIALNKGFRHVASAPLVRSSYHAADFKPELDL; translated from the coding sequence ATGACCCCCAAGATTGACCCTGCGCTGCACACGGACAAGAAACCCGACTGGATTCGGGTGAAGCTGCCGCGTGACCCGGTCTTCTGGAGCACCAAGGCCCTCATTTCCGACCTGAAGCTGCACACCGTGTGCGAGGAAGCCCAGTGCCCGAACCGCTGGGAATGCTGGAGCCAGGGGACTGCCACCTTCATGATCGCCGGCGACCGCTGTACGCGCGCCTGCGGATTCTGCGCGGTGAAGACCGCCAAGCCCTTCGCCCTGGAGGCGGATGAGCCCCAGCGCGTGGCCCAGGCGGTGAAGCGCATGAAGCTCAATCACATCGTCATCACCGCCGTGGCGCGTGACGACGTGGCGGACGGCGGCGCCGAACACTTCGCCCGCACCATCGAGGCCGTGCGTGAGGTGCAGCCCACCATCACCATTGAGATCCTCGTGCCCGACTTCAACGAGAAGGACGATGCCCTGCGCACCGTCATGCTTGCGAAGCCGCACATCTTCAATCACAACCTGGAAACCGTCGAGCGACTCACCCCGCTCGTGCGCAGCCGCGCGAAGTACCATCGCAGCCTCCATGTGCTGAAGCGCGCCAAGGAAATGGCGGAAGAACTCGGCAACAAGGTCGCCACCAAGAGCGGCCTCATGCTCGGCCTCGGCGAGACCGAGCCGGAACTCTTCCAGGCCATGGACGACCTCCTTGATCACGGCGTCACCGTCTTGACCCTCGGCCAATACCTGCGCCCCTCACCCCAGCACCTTCCCGTGGTGAGTTATGTGCATCCCGACACCTTTGAGAACTACAAGCAGATCGCACTGAACAAAGGCTTCCGCCATGTGGCGAGCGCCCCGCTCGTGCGCAGCAGCTACCACGCGGCGGACTTCAAGCCGGAGTTGGATTTGTAG
- a CDS encoding SseB family protein → MRWCWTRHPPHQFVLSGGRVKALAAMAHAVQVEQALQRLRSGESHAGDLQLVAKYPDYVIAIAKSSGGDMALCHAPDADGRTLAAVFTHNDAADLALGKMQAHYAPSQVVTLKSAGPQLFRMLAGMQNLDGLVFNFEGPGNAIAFAAGISEILLAEAEK, encoded by the coding sequence ATGAGGTGGTGCTGGACCCGGCATCCCCCACACCAATTTGTGCTCAGCGGCGGACGTGTGAAGGCCCTCGCTGCCATGGCGCATGCCGTGCAGGTGGAGCAGGCGCTGCAGCGTTTGCGCTCCGGGGAGTCTCACGCGGGCGACCTCCAGCTCGTGGCGAAATATCCCGACTATGTCATCGCCATCGCCAAATCATCCGGGGGCGACATGGCCCTGTGTCATGCCCCGGATGCGGACGGTCGGACTCTGGCCGCGGTCTTCACTCACAACGACGCAGCGGATCTGGCTCTGGGGAAGATGCAGGCCCACTACGCGCCCTCTCAGGTAGTGACCCTGAAGAGCGCTGGCCCCCAGCTCTTCCGCATGCTCGCAGGCATGCAAAATCTGGATGGCCTCGTCTTCAACTTCGAAGGACCCGGAAATGCCATTGCCTTCGCCGCTGGTATCTCAGAGATCCTCCTCGCCGAGGCAGAGAAGTAG
- a CDS encoding SGNH/GDSL hydrolase family protein, producing MMLTRFFHPLALFAVALGMTCASASTQAASFELNAEQTSRIQQFLPRTYAKLAKRAPVHAICIGDSVMINWSYGADNGNVLKAWNGIFLQELADQFIYNGGVRLVRPAKGQPAKLTDFMGPEITVQNFSRGGRQIFHALQPLSTTAFENDPDLVIVSYGINDCLNGQPLDVYRKNVQQVVDSVKAHNADLILCGPSLILSDPPEMNLALTRPYTDTMREVAQANGVFFADLGDLAWLIQLEQRVHPLDEVRKKLAKQAAKAEATAAAAAEAAKNDPKAPAPPTPPRPPVIENPLEDELNADPDKKAMVSFQQIVELLKTRYNHGDIADLVHPDTPSQQLLGRHVYQELINGVKKVPWVMAAAAVNLENAETCKLTYRLENPTEQEQTYAVLPLLTPTWTPQDAPSQVVLKPGKKTMVNITYKRTPPATTQGRSDLFPPHEAVFRLPILTVGGGMARIEEARAGITPIAVLWNTGAAFNQQSIDLSGRFVNTSGQTVVGKWEAKWMGQTASGTFSATGASEEPFRIKFNVPPTTRQKGTVTFQVTIGNNSYRFDRELEVVRNISLKEPVPLLSPNTYLRDQPQNPLMPDTTSPGVVLRADADSNALYLTYDIYGYRLQDSPAGTGAVGLELSVDARSYGKRLTPGSTDPIRIVAAAADGDATVAPLPPWVFGNGYAMYYDEKQVKCRLSSRPDGARRVTITLPRGYLYLHEWAMGNANSQLGVNTTLQIWQNGENGQGAYQTFCLTANGRHRDDAESLAVLELSDKPTGRWTVRLY from the coding sequence ATGATGTTGACCCGATTTTTTCATCCCCTCGCCCTGTTTGCCGTGGCCCTTGGGATGACCTGCGCCAGTGCCAGCACCCAGGCAGCCAGCTTTGAGTTGAACGCCGAGCAAACCTCGCGCATCCAGCAGTTCCTGCCCCGCACCTATGCCAAGCTCGCCAAACGAGCCCCGGTACATGCCATCTGCATTGGCGACAGCGTGATGATCAACTGGAGCTACGGCGCGGACAACGGCAACGTGCTCAAGGCATGGAATGGCATCTTCCTCCAGGAGCTGGCAGACCAGTTCATCTACAATGGCGGCGTGCGTCTGGTGCGCCCGGCCAAGGGCCAGCCCGCCAAGCTGACGGACTTCATGGGACCGGAGATCACCGTACAGAATTTCTCCCGCGGTGGCCGCCAGATTTTCCACGCGCTGCAGCCACTGAGCACGACGGCATTCGAGAACGATCCGGACCTGGTCATCGTGAGCTACGGCATCAATGACTGCCTCAATGGCCAGCCGCTCGACGTGTACCGCAAGAACGTGCAACAGGTGGTGGACTCGGTGAAGGCGCACAACGCCGACCTCATCCTCTGCGGACCGTCGCTCATCCTCAGCGATCCGCCGGAGATGAACCTGGCCCTCACCCGCCCCTACACGGATACCATGCGCGAGGTGGCACAGGCGAATGGGGTCTTCTTCGCTGACCTTGGTGATCTGGCCTGGCTCATCCAGCTCGAGCAGCGTGTGCATCCACTGGACGAGGTGAGAAAGAAGCTGGCGAAGCAGGCTGCGAAAGCTGAAGCCACCGCCGCGGCAGCAGCCGAAGCCGCGAAGAACGATCCCAAGGCACCCGCTCCACCCACGCCTCCCCGCCCTCCGGTGATTGAGAACCCGCTGGAGGACGAACTGAACGCCGACCCGGACAAGAAGGCGATGGTGAGCTTCCAGCAAATCGTGGAACTGCTCAAGACCCGCTACAACCACGGTGACATCGCTGACCTGGTACACCCTGATACACCCAGCCAGCAGCTTCTGGGACGCCATGTTTATCAGGAGCTCATCAATGGGGTGAAGAAGGTGCCGTGGGTCATGGCCGCCGCGGCGGTGAATCTGGAGAATGCGGAGACCTGCAAGCTGACCTACCGCCTGGAGAATCCCACCGAGCAGGAGCAGACCTACGCAGTGCTGCCACTGCTCACCCCCACGTGGACTCCTCAGGATGCCCCCAGCCAGGTCGTCTTGAAGCCGGGCAAGAAGACCATGGTGAACATCACCTACAAGCGCACCCCGCCCGCCACCACGCAGGGGCGCTCGGATCTGTTCCCTCCTCATGAGGCCGTGTTCCGCCTGCCAATCCTTACCGTGGGCGGTGGCATGGCACGCATCGAAGAAGCACGCGCGGGCATCACCCCCATCGCGGTGCTGTGGAATACCGGTGCTGCATTCAACCAGCAATCCATCGACCTTTCCGGACGGTTCGTGAATACGAGCGGGCAGACGGTCGTGGGCAAGTGGGAAGCGAAGTGGATGGGACAAACGGCCAGCGGCACCTTCAGCGCCACGGGCGCGAGCGAGGAACCCTTCCGCATCAAGTTCAACGTGCCACCAACCACGCGCCAGAAGGGCACCGTGACCTTCCAGGTGACCATTGGAAACAACAGCTACCGTTTTGACCGGGAGCTGGAAGTCGTGCGGAACATCTCACTGAAGGAGCCCGTGCCGCTCCTCTCACCAAACACCTATCTCCGCGACCAACCGCAGAATCCCCTCATGCCGGACACCACCTCCCCTGGTGTGGTGCTGCGCGCGGATGCGGATTCCAATGCGCTCTACCTCACCTATGACATCTACGGGTACCGTCTGCAGGACAGCCCTGCCGGCACCGGCGCTGTGGGTCTGGAGCTGAGTGTGGATGCCCGCAGCTATGGCAAGCGTCTCACCCCCGGCTCGACCGATCCCATCCGCATCGTGGCCGCTGCTGCCGATGGTGACGCCACGGTGGCTCCCCTGCCCCCGTGGGTCTTCGGCAATGGCTACGCCATGTACTATGATGAGAAGCAGGTGAAGTGCCGCCTGAGCAGCCGTCCTGATGGCGCACGCCGCGTCACGATCACGCTGCCGCGCGGTTACCTGTACCTGCATGAGTGGGCCATGGGCAATGCAAACAGCCAGCTTGGCGTGAACACCACGCTGCAAATCTGGCAGAACGGCGAGAACGGTCAGGGCGCGTACCAGACCTTCTGCCTGACTGCGAACGGACGTCATCGTGATGATGCGGAATCCCTGGCGGTGCTGGAACTTTCCGACAAGCCCACGGGTCGCTGGACCGTACGGCTCTACTGA